In Microbacterium esteraromaticum, the following proteins share a genomic window:
- a CDS encoding RNA degradosome polyphosphate kinase, whose translation MMEPALVDTGLGDAEDDDFDAHEAPDAVLPDHRYHDRELSWLAFNQRVLELAEDPSLPELERANFLAIFASNLDEFFMVRVAGLKRRILTGLAVPTNVGRAPTDVLADISRDAHALQLRHAAAWTDLVRPALADAGIEITEWNDLTDSERDALGEYFQAQVFPVLMPLAVDPAHPFPYISGLSLNLAIRIRNARTGRQDFARLKVPTMLPRFVEVPGTSEITRFIRLEELIANHLGDLFPGMEVLDHHAFRLTRNEDVEIEEDESENLIQALEAELLRRRFGPPIRLEITDDMDEVTLDLLIRELDITDQEVYRLPGPLDLRGLFDLGRINRPDLRYPPHLPTTAVAFQPGDSNERTDIFQSIRKSDVLVHHPYESFATSVQAFLEQAARDPHVLAIKQTLYRTSGDSPVVQALIDAAEAGKQVLALVEVKARFDEANNIVWARKLEKAGVHVVYGLVGLKTHCKLALVIREEDGVLRHYSHIGTGNYNPKTSRIYEDFGLFTADPQVGKDLTRLFNELSGYAIEKKFKHLLVAPRHLRKGLMRHIDAERRNAEAGKPARIRIKVNSMVDEEIIDGLYRASMAGVKVDVWVRGICSLRVDLPGVSDNITVRSILGRYLEHSRLFMFDNDGSPIVYIGSADMMHRNLDRRVEALVRLSEPAHLQELHALFDLAMDPHTNSWHLAEGGEWKRVAEIDGAPLVDLQDLTMASVQARRRRRSKRTIR comes from the coding sequence ATGATGGAACCCGCCCTTGTCGACACCGGCCTCGGGGATGCCGAGGACGACGACTTCGACGCGCACGAGGCCCCTGACGCGGTGCTCCCCGACCACCGCTACCACGACCGCGAGCTGAGCTGGCTGGCGTTCAACCAGCGGGTGCTCGAGCTCGCCGAGGATCCGTCGCTGCCGGAGCTCGAGCGGGCGAACTTCCTCGCCATCTTCGCCAGCAATCTCGACGAGTTCTTCATGGTCAGGGTCGCGGGGCTGAAGCGACGCATCCTGACGGGGCTCGCCGTGCCGACCAACGTCGGCCGGGCTCCGACCGACGTGCTGGCCGACATCTCGCGCGACGCTCATGCCCTGCAGCTGCGTCACGCCGCCGCCTGGACCGACCTCGTGCGCCCGGCCCTCGCCGACGCCGGGATCGAGATCACCGAGTGGAACGACCTCACCGACTCAGAGCGCGACGCGCTCGGCGAGTACTTCCAGGCGCAGGTGTTCCCCGTGCTCATGCCGCTCGCCGTCGACCCGGCGCACCCGTTCCCGTACATCTCGGGCCTGTCGCTGAATCTGGCCATCCGCATCCGCAACGCCCGCACCGGCCGGCAGGACTTCGCCCGGCTGAAGGTGCCGACCATGCTGCCCCGCTTCGTCGAGGTGCCGGGCACGAGCGAGATCACCCGCTTCATCCGCCTCGAGGAGCTCATCGCCAACCACCTCGGCGACCTGTTCCCCGGCATGGAGGTGCTCGACCACCACGCCTTCCGACTCACCCGCAATGAGGACGTCGAGATCGAGGAGGACGAGAGCGAGAACCTCATCCAGGCGCTCGAGGCCGAGCTGCTGCGCCGCCGCTTCGGACCCCCGATCCGGCTCGAGATCACCGACGACATGGACGAGGTCACCCTCGACCTGCTGATCAGGGAGCTCGACATCACCGACCAGGAGGTCTATCGGCTTCCCGGACCGCTCGACCTGCGCGGTCTGTTCGACCTGGGCAGGATCAACCGTCCCGACCTGCGCTACCCGCCGCATCTGCCGACCACGGCCGTCGCGTTCCAGCCCGGCGACAGCAATGAGCGCACCGACATCTTCCAGTCGATCCGCAAGTCCGACGTGCTCGTGCACCACCCGTACGAATCCTTCGCGACGAGCGTGCAGGCCTTCCTGGAGCAGGCCGCTCGCGACCCCCACGTGCTCGCCATCAAGCAGACGCTCTACCGCACCTCCGGAGACAGCCCCGTCGTTCAGGCTCTGATCGACGCGGCCGAGGCGGGCAAGCAGGTGCTCGCGCTCGTCGAGGTCAAGGCGCGCTTCGACGAGGCGAACAACATCGTCTGGGCCCGCAAGCTCGAGAAGGCCGGCGTGCACGTGGTGTACGGCCTGGTGGGCCTGAAGACGCACTGCAAGCTCGCCCTGGTCATCCGCGAGGAAGACGGCGTGCTGCGCCACTACTCGCACATCGGCACGGGCAACTACAACCCCAAGACGAGTCGCATCTACGAGGACTTCGGCCTGTTCACCGCCGACCCCCAGGTCGGCAAGGACCTCACGCGCCTGTTCAACGAGCTCAGCGGCTACGCGATCGAGAAGAAGTTCAAGCACCTCCTCGTCGCCCCCCGCCACCTGCGCAAGGGTCTGATGCGGCACATCGACGCAGAGCGCCGCAATGCCGAGGCGGGCAAGCCGGCCCGCATCCGGATCAAGGTCAACTCGATGGTCGACGAGGAGATCATCGACGGCCTGTACCGCGCGAGCATGGCGGGCGTGAAGGTCGATGTGTGGGTTCGAGGCATCTGCAGCCTGCGCGTGGACCTGCCCGGTGTGAGCGACAACATCACGGTGCGCAGCATCCTCGGCCGCTACCTCGAGCACTCCCGGCTGTTCATGTTCGACAACGACGGCTCACCGATCGTCTACATCGGCAGCGCCGACATGATGCACCGCAACCTCGACCGCCGTGTCGAGGCACTGGTGCGGCTGAGCGAGCCGGCGCACCTGCAGGAGCTGCACGCGCTGTTCGATCTCGCCATGGATCCGCACACCAACTCGTGGCATCTGGCCGAGGGCGGTGAATGGAAGCGCGTCGCCGAGATCGACGGAGCACCCCTGGTCGATCTGCAGGATCTCACGATGGCGAGCGTGCAGGCTCGTCGGCGTCGTCGCAGCAAGCGCACGATCCGATGA
- a CDS encoding NUDIX hydrolase, with protein sequence MSDSAVYAAGAVVWRLVDDKLRVLLIHRTKYRDVTLPKGKVDPGEMLAETAVREVREETGIKVSLGVPIGVSKYWMRPKRQKVVHYWAAEATDDAIRASSFVPNGEISGVEWVSLKKARKHLSYPVDVEILDNFIRLVDDGVLHTFPVIALRHAKAVSRSDWHEADAARPLTDKGLLQAKAIVGPLRAFGVKRIVTSDAVRCAQTVAPLERKLGRMARLTPKLSQDAWEADAADVRSVIGRRVRSRKATVLCSHGPVLPAILSELALATGTLPGSYIDSASALNVAAFSVVHLSATNPGSGIISIETHEPKI encoded by the coding sequence ATGAGCGATTCGGCGGTCTACGCGGCCGGCGCCGTGGTCTGGCGCCTCGTCGACGACAAGCTCAGGGTGCTCCTCATCCATCGCACGAAGTATCGCGATGTGACCCTGCCGAAGGGCAAGGTCGATCCCGGCGAGATGCTCGCCGAGACCGCCGTGCGCGAGGTCCGCGAGGAGACGGGCATCAAGGTCTCGCTCGGGGTCCCGATCGGCGTCAGCAAGTACTGGATGCGCCCGAAGCGGCAGAAGGTCGTGCACTACTGGGCCGCTGAGGCCACGGACGACGCGATCCGCGCCTCGTCGTTCGTGCCCAACGGCGAGATCTCGGGCGTCGAGTGGGTGAGCCTGAAGAAGGCGCGCAAGCACCTCAGCTACCCGGTCGACGTCGAGATCCTCGACAACTTCATCCGCCTCGTCGACGACGGCGTGCTGCACACCTTCCCCGTCATCGCGCTGCGGCACGCGAAGGCCGTGTCGCGCTCCGACTGGCATGAGGCGGACGCCGCGCGCCCCCTCACCGACAAGGGCCTGCTGCAGGCGAAGGCGATCGTCGGCCCCCTGCGCGCCTTCGGTGTGAAGCGGATCGTCACCAGCGATGCCGTGCGCTGCGCGCAGACCGTGGCTCCCCTGGAGCGCAAGCTGGGCCGGATGGCCCGGCTGACCCCTAAGCTCAGTCAGGACGCATGGGAGGCGGATGCCGCCGACGTTCGTTCGGTGATCGGCCGCCGGGTGCGCTCTCGCAAGGCCACGGTGCTGTGCAGCCACGGACCGGTGCTCCCCGCCATCCTGTCGGAGCTCGCGCTCGCCACGGGAACCCTGCCCGGGTCGTACATCGACAGCGCCAGCGCACTGAATGTCGCGGCGTTCAGCGTGGTGCATCTGTCGGCCACCAACCCCGGGTCGGGGATCATCTCCATAGAGACCCACGAGCCCAAGATCTGA
- a CDS encoding extracellular solute-binding protein has translation MKITRIARISAVGAVAALALAGCAANEAPAAENSDAPAASNLEGTLKATGASSQGAAQEAWVAAFQTANTGVTINYEPTGSGTGRENFIAGASDFIGSDRAFKLEELTDGFKTCSSEGIVEVPLYISPVAVAFNLEGVDELNLDAKTIAGIFAGTITNWNDEAIASQNEGVELPDLAISPVHRSDDSGTTETFTAYLNATAPDVWTNEADGVWPLQGGEAAQGTSGVVQAIKSGNGAIGYADASQTKGLGQVKVGVEGEYIAYSAEAAAALVEASPLEEGRGDADLVFDVDPAAAPAGSYPIALVSYLVACEQYEDENKAELVKSYLEYIASEDGQKAAADNAGSAPISDGLREKVLAAIDTIKVG, from the coding sequence GTGAAGATCACCCGCATCGCTCGTATCAGCGCCGTCGGCGCTGTCGCCGCCCTCGCACTCGCAGGCTGCGCCGCGAACGAAGCCCCCGCTGCCGAGAACTCCGACGCCCCCGCGGCCTCGAACCTCGAGGGCACGCTGAAGGCCACCGGCGCCTCGTCGCAGGGCGCCGCCCAGGAGGCCTGGGTCGCCGCATTCCAGACCGCCAACACCGGCGTCACCATCAACTACGAGCCCACTGGCTCGGGCACCGGCCGCGAGAACTTCATCGCCGGCGCGAGCGACTTCATCGGCTCGGACCGGGCGTTCAAGCTCGAGGAGCTCACCGACGGCTTCAAGACCTGCTCGTCCGAGGGCATCGTCGAGGTGCCGCTGTACATCTCGCCCGTCGCCGTCGCCTTCAACCTCGAGGGCGTCGACGAGCTGAACCTCGACGCCAAGACGATCGCCGGCATCTTCGCCGGCACCATCACCAACTGGAACGACGAGGCCATCGCCTCGCAGAACGAGGGCGTCGAGCTGCCCGACCTGGCGATCTCGCCCGTGCACCGCTCCGACGACTCGGGCACCACCGAGACCTTCACCGCGTACCTGAACGCGACCGCTCCCGACGTCTGGACCAACGAGGCCGACGGCGTCTGGCCGCTGCAGGGCGGCGAAGCCGCTCAGGGCACCTCGGGTGTCGTGCAGGCGATCAAGTCCGGCAACGGCGCGATCGGCTACGCCGACGCCTCGCAGACCAAGGGCCTCGGTCAGGTCAAGGTCGGCGTCGAGGGCGAGTACATCGCGTACTCGGCTGAGGCCGCCGCCGCGCTCGTCGAGGCATCGCCGCTCGAGGAGGGTCGCGGAGACGCCGACCTCGTCTTCGACGTCGACCCCGCCGCGGCACCCGCGGGCTCGTACCCGATCGCCCTGGTCAGCTACCTCGTCGCCTGCGAGCAGTACGAAGACGAGAACAAGGCCGAGCTCGTGAAGTCGTACCTCGAGTACATCGCCAGCGAGGACGGCCAGAAGGCTGCCGCCGACAACGCCGGCAGCGCTCCGATCTCGGACGGCCTGCGCGAGAAGGTCCTCGCAGCGATCGACACGATCAAGGTCGGCTGA
- the pstC gene encoding phosphate ABC transporter permease subunit PstC — MSTTTRQAPPAPIKAKQRLGDRVFSGSALGAGIIILVVLAAVAAFLIIQSLPAFAPDTSDNHILEGRSFWEYVGPLAFGTVWASFLALLMATPIAIGIALFISHYAPRRLAGVLGYVIDLLAAVPSVVFGLWGGLVLAPLLQPIYAWLNENAGWFPIFGGQVSSTGKTIMTAAVVLAVMVIPIMTAICREVFLQTPKLHEEAALALGATRWEMVTMAVLPFARGGMVSAVMLALGRALGETMAVTMVLSPAAVYSFLVLTATNPTPIPANIALAFPEAHDTGVNTLIATGLVLFVVTFAVNALARWIVARRAEFSGAN, encoded by the coding sequence ATGAGCACGACGACCAGGCAGGCCCCGCCTGCCCCGATCAAAGCCAAGCAGCGCCTCGGCGACCGGGTGTTCTCGGGCAGCGCGCTCGGCGCAGGCATCATCATCCTCGTCGTGCTCGCCGCGGTTGCCGCCTTCCTCATCATCCAGAGCCTGCCGGCGTTCGCGCCCGACACGAGCGACAACCACATCCTCGAGGGCCGCTCGTTCTGGGAGTACGTCGGGCCGCTCGCCTTCGGCACCGTCTGGGCGTCGTTCCTCGCCCTGCTGATGGCGACGCCGATCGCGATCGGCATCGCGCTCTTCATCTCGCACTACGCGCCGCGCCGGCTCGCCGGCGTGCTGGGCTACGTCATCGACCTTCTCGCGGCTGTGCCTTCGGTCGTCTTCGGCCTCTGGGGCGGTCTCGTGCTCGCGCCCCTGCTTCAGCCCATCTACGCCTGGCTGAACGAGAACGCCGGCTGGTTCCCGATCTTCGGCGGTCAGGTGTCGTCGACCGGCAAGACCATCATGACCGCCGCCGTGGTGCTCGCGGTCATGGTGATCCCGATCATGACCGCGATCTGCCGCGAGGTCTTCCTGCAGACCCCGAAGCTGCACGAAGAGGCCGCCCTCGCCCTCGGCGCCACCCGCTGGGAGATGGTCACCATGGCCGTGCTGCCCTTCGCGCGCGGCGGAATGGTGTCGGCCGTCATGCTCGCCCTCGGCCGTGCGCTGGGCGAGACCATGGCCGTGACCATGGTGCTCTCCCCCGCCGCCGTCTACAGCTTCCTGGTGCTCACCGCCACCAACCCCACCCCGATCCCCGCGAACATCGCTCTCGCCTTCCCCGAGGCCCACGACACGGGTGTGAACACCCTCATCGCCACCGGTCTGGTGCTGTTCGTCGTGACCTTCGCGGTCAACGCGCTCGCTCGCTGGATCGTGGCCCGTCGCGCCGAGTTCTCTGGAGCGAACTGA
- the pstA gene encoding phosphate ABC transporter permease PstA — protein sequence MTTLTAAPASTSLTAGRLASWAPWALLGASLAISFTVFALAAIGADPADFNIAGAVIVGVLIYMVLITVVSSIAESRRKAVDRLMTALVTAAFVVALLPLISLLWTVVANGIGRFDAEFFSYSMRNVVGEGGGIVHAIWGTVLVTLTATLIAVPVGLMTSIYLVEYGRGRIAKGITFLVDVMTGIPSIVAGLFIYSVFALLVRPGISMGLMGALALAVLMVPVVVRGSEELLRIVPNELREASYALGVPKWLTILKIVLPTSIAGITTSVMLAISRVIGETAPLLLTAGFTASLNTNLVNSQMMTLPVFVYNSYMNQGTAADASVARAWAGALTLILIVMLLNLLARLIAKLFAPKTAGR from the coding sequence ATGACAACGCTCACCGCCGCACCCGCCTCGACCTCGCTGACCGCAGGCCGCCTCGCCTCGTGGGCCCCGTGGGCCCTGCTCGGGGCATCCCTCGCCATCTCATTCACCGTCTTCGCCCTCGCGGCCATCGGCGCCGACCCGGCCGACTTCAACATCGCCGGCGCCGTCATCGTGGGCGTGCTGATCTACATGGTGCTCATCACGGTCGTCTCGTCGATCGCCGAGAGCCGCCGCAAGGCCGTCGACCGCCTGATGACCGCGCTCGTCACCGCCGCGTTCGTCGTCGCGCTGCTCCCGCTCATCTCGCTGCTGTGGACGGTCGTCGCGAACGGCATCGGCCGTTTCGACGCCGAGTTCTTCAGCTACTCGATGCGCAACGTCGTCGGCGAGGGCGGCGGCATCGTGCACGCGATCTGGGGCACCGTGCTCGTCACCCTCACCGCGACGCTGATCGCCGTGCCCGTCGGCCTCATGACCTCGATCTACCTGGTCGAGTACGGCCGGGGTCGCATCGCCAAGGGCATCACCTTCCTCGTCGACGTGATGACGGGCATCCCGTCGATCGTCGCCGGTCTGTTCATCTACTCCGTCTTCGCCCTGCTCGTGCGGCCAGGCATCTCGATGGGACTGATGGGCGCCCTGGCTCTCGCGGTGCTGATGGTGCCTGTCGTCGTGCGAGGCAGCGAGGAGCTGCTGCGCATCGTGCCGAACGAGCTGCGCGAGGCGTCGTACGCGCTGGGCGTGCCCAAGTGGCTCACCATCCTGAAGATCGTGCTGCCGACCTCGATCGCCGGCATCACGACCTCGGTCATGCTGGCCATCTCGCGCGTGATCGGCGAGACCGCCCCGCTGCTGCTCACCGCCGGCTTCACCGCCAGCCTCAACACGAACCTCGTGAACAGTCAGATGATGACCCTGCCGGTGTTCGTCTACAACTCCTACATGAACCAGGGAACCGCGGCGGATGCCTCGGTCGCCCGCGCCTGGGCCGGCGCGCTCACCCTGATCCTCATCGTCATGCTGCTGAACCTGCTCGCGCGTCTGATCGCGAAGCTGTTCGCCCCGAAGACCGCCGGCCGCTGA
- the pstB gene encoding phosphate ABC transporter ATP-binding protein PstB, which translates to MSKSIEVNDLNVYYGDFLAVEGVSLEIQPRSVTAFIGPSGCGKSTFLRTLNRMHEVIPGARVEGEVLLDGKDLYGAGVDPVLVRRQVGMVFQRPNPFPTMSIKENVLAGVKLNNAKMSKSDQDALVERSLMGANLWNEVKDRLDKPGSGLSGGQQQRLCIARAIAVSPEVLLMDEPCSALDPISTFAIEELIQDLKNEYTIVIVTHNMQQASRVSDKTAFFNIAGTGKPGKLIEFDETSTIFTTPSVQATEDYVSGRFG; encoded by the coding sequence ATGTCCAAGAGCATCGAAGTCAACGACCTCAACGTCTACTACGGCGACTTCCTCGCCGTCGAGGGCGTCTCCCTCGAGATCCAGCCGCGCAGCGTCACCGCCTTCATCGGACCGTCGGGCTGCGGCAAGTCCACCTTCCTGCGCACGCTCAACCGCATGCACGAGGTCATCCCCGGCGCCCGCGTCGAGGGCGAGGTGCTGCTCGACGGGAAGGACCTGTACGGCGCGGGCGTCGACCCCGTTCTCGTGCGGCGCCAGGTCGGAATGGTCTTCCAGCGCCCCAACCCCTTCCCGACGATGTCGATCAAAGAGAACGTGCTGGCGGGCGTGAAGCTCAACAACGCCAAGATGTCGAAGAGCGATCAGGATGCCCTCGTCGAGAGGTCGCTGATGGGCGCGAACCTCTGGAACGAGGTCAAGGACCGCCTCGACAAGCCCGGGTCCGGCCTCTCGGGCGGTCAGCAGCAGCGTCTGTGCATCGCGCGCGCGATCGCCGTGTCGCCCGAGGTGCTGCTGATGGACGAGCCCTGCTCGGCGCTCGACCCGATCTCGACGTTCGCGATCGAGGAGCTCATCCAGGACCTCAAGAACGAGTACACGATCGTGATCGTCACGCACAACATGCAGCAGGCGTCGCGAGTGAGCGACAAGACCGCGTTCTTCAACATCGCCGGCACGGGCAAGCCGGGCAAGCTGATCGAATTCGACGAGACCTCGACCATCTTCACCACGCCCTCGGTGCAGGCCACAGAGGACTACGTGTCGGGTCGCTTCGGGTAA
- a CDS encoding type IV toxin-antitoxin system AbiEi family antitoxin domain-containing protein produces MLARSALITRGPIARAADLRALGVRERELTRAVRAGEVLRLRQGIYALPDVPVAFRHATAHGGVPGCAEAARLHGLWVLDGAADHVWMGDRGAPHGSCAAAAASAGSPACRLHWDEGLAVIGELPPVQNVLLQMSRCESEEAFFAAYESALRLSKISPGGIAWLWRRLPVRMRWMLDIARSDADSGLESLVRLRLHLLGISVRTQFSIRGVGEVDILIGDRLLIECDGRENHEREQQRHKDVRRDAAAAALGFETLRFDYALIVHDWCRVEAAIIAKIEARAHLRTPPPGIRRRNRQVIRSDRGVATRDAPRPARTV; encoded by the coding sequence ATGCTCGCACGCAGCGCACTGATCACTCGAGGTCCCATTGCCCGCGCCGCGGACCTCAGGGCGCTCGGCGTGCGCGAGCGGGAACTCACCCGCGCCGTGCGCGCCGGTGAGGTGCTGCGCCTGCGACAAGGGATCTACGCGCTGCCCGACGTTCCTGTGGCGTTCCGGCACGCCACCGCGCACGGCGGCGTTCCCGGATGCGCGGAAGCCGCGCGGCTGCACGGGCTCTGGGTGCTCGACGGCGCCGCCGACCACGTCTGGATGGGCGATCGCGGCGCTCCGCACGGGTCATGCGCGGCCGCGGCGGCGTCCGCGGGTTCTCCGGCATGCCGCCTGCACTGGGACGAGGGCCTCGCGGTCATCGGCGAACTGCCTCCCGTGCAGAACGTGCTGCTGCAGATGTCGCGGTGCGAGAGCGAAGAGGCCTTCTTCGCGGCCTACGAGTCGGCGCTGCGGCTGTCGAAGATCTCACCGGGCGGCATCGCCTGGCTCTGGCGGCGTCTGCCCGTGCGCATGCGGTGGATGCTCGACATCGCCCGCTCGGATGCGGACAGCGGGCTCGAATCGCTCGTGCGGCTGCGCCTTCACCTGCTCGGGATCTCCGTGCGGACGCAGTTCAGCATCCGGGGCGTCGGGGAGGTCGACATCCTGATCGGGGATCGACTGCTGATCGAGTGCGACGGCCGGGAGAACCACGAGCGCGAGCAGCAGCGGCACAAGGACGTGCGGCGGGATGCGGCCGCTGCCGCCCTCGGCTTCGAGACGCTGCGGTTCGACTACGCCCTGATCGTGCACGACTGGTGCCGGGTCGAGGCGGCCATCATCGCGAAGATCGAGGCGCGCGCTCACCTGCGGACGCCCCCGCCGGGCATCCGACGTCGGAATCGCCAGGTCATTCGCTCCGACCGCGGCGTGGCGACGCGCGACGCGCCGCGGCCCGCGCGCACGGTCTGA
- a CDS encoding aminodeoxychorismate lyase has translation MAQRFALMIAPADVADDRADFGGTFTEMDVAAPALSVGELSTQRGDGVFESIGVIDGHANEVEAHVQRLAHSARLCDLPAPNLAQWRQAIEAVAAHAPAGEAVIKLILSRGVEHGPAPTAWATVAAAPDFSAARRDGVKVVTLDRGYDLGVAERAPWLLLGAKTLSYAVNMAALREAKRRGADDAVFVTRDGYVLEAPTASLILRSGDEFLTPAPGGGILHGTTQLSVFEHLESRGFTTRYETLTATDLIRADAAWLVSSIRLAAPITAVDGAPLASDPELTAELNGFLLSPR, from the coding sequence ATGGCTCAGCGCTTCGCCCTCATGATCGCCCCCGCCGATGTCGCCGACGACCGAGCGGACTTCGGCGGCACCTTCACCGAGATGGATGTCGCTGCGCCCGCGCTCAGCGTGGGTGAGCTCAGCACGCAGCGCGGTGACGGCGTGTTCGAGTCGATCGGCGTGATCGACGGGCACGCGAACGAGGTCGAGGCGCACGTGCAGCGGCTCGCGCACTCGGCGCGGCTGTGCGACCTGCCAGCGCCGAACCTGGCGCAGTGGCGGCAGGCGATCGAGGCCGTCGCCGCGCACGCTCCAGCTGGCGAAGCGGTCATCAAACTGATCCTCAGCCGGGGAGTCGAGCACGGCCCCGCGCCGACGGCCTGGGCGACTGTCGCGGCGGCTCCCGACTTCAGCGCCGCGCGACGCGACGGCGTGAAGGTCGTCACCCTCGACCGCGGCTACGACCTCGGCGTGGCGGAGCGGGCGCCGTGGTTGCTGCTCGGCGCGAAGACTCTGTCGTATGCGGTGAACATGGCTGCGCTGCGCGAGGCGAAGCGACGCGGTGCCGACGACGCGGTCTTCGTCACCCGCGACGGGTACGTGCTCGAGGCGCCAACGGCATCGCTGATCCTCCGCTCGGGCGACGAGTTCCTCACGCCGGCTCCCGGCGGCGGCATCCTGCACGGCACCACCCAGCTCAGCGTCTTCGAGCATCTGGAGAGCCGTGGTTTCACGACGCGCTACGAGACCCTGACGGCGACCGATCTGATCAGAGCTGATGCGGCGTGGCTCGTCTCGAGCATCCGCCTCGCCGCGCCCATCACCGCCGTCGACGGCGCGCCCCTGGCATCCGACCCCGAGCTCACCGCTGAGCTGAACGGGTTCCTGCTCTCCCCACGCTGA
- a CDS encoding DNA-directed RNA polymerase subunit beta — MPEQFHRPVRRPPTAFDNIVGDADPAEQSRVAHATASALLERARSDESGAVTERLLAFASEHGIDEIAELWSHAPARSLPGALWRLYLLQIAIRSDAQLTALLYERGRVELHTADAAIAGAPAPAEPGELVDLVDAILRGVFRGDFSVALERAAAYCRVQASGATHTADDYEQTEPQRASELTRRALRLSTYAEDLSASAGSWRRGMLA, encoded by the coding sequence ATGCCCGAGCAGTTCCATCGTCCCGTCCGCAGGCCGCCCACCGCGTTCGACAACATCGTGGGCGACGCTGATCCCGCCGAGCAGTCGCGTGTCGCACACGCCACGGCATCCGCCCTGCTCGAACGGGCGCGCAGCGACGAATCGGGTGCCGTCACCGAACGGCTGCTCGCTTTCGCATCCGAGCACGGAATCGACGAGATCGCCGAGCTGTGGTCGCACGCGCCGGCCCGTTCGCTGCCCGGTGCGCTGTGGCGCCTGTATCTGCTGCAGATCGCGATCCGCTCTGACGCGCAGCTCACGGCCCTGCTGTACGAACGCGGACGCGTCGAGCTGCACACCGCCGACGCGGCCATCGCCGGCGCGCCTGCACCCGCCGAGCCCGGTGAGCTGGTCGACCTCGTCGATGCCATCCTGCGCGGCGTGTTCCGAGGCGATTTCTCCGTGGCGCTCGAGCGTGCCGCCGCGTACTGCCGGGTGCAGGCATCCGGAGCCACGCACACCGCCGACGACTACGAGCAGACCGAGCCCCAGCGGGCAAGCGAGCTCACCCGCCGCGCTCTTCGCCTTTCGACCTACGCCGAGGACCTGTCCGCCTCCGCCGGGTCCTGGCGCCGCGGCATGCTGGCCTGA
- a CDS encoding anti-sigma factor, which translates to MNEREFAELAAGRALGALSDADERRFIEALARHPEWQAIADDDHDTVADLADSLTPVTPPPALRAELLSRIATLPQGGNADDVHPDAETEADAAAVADTQAVPDAGAAPDADAVPDARAVPDADDRGLDAPERPRAPWRRRLFALAAGLALVVGAGVATTAVISQLQRPASVVALDEIRSAPDAEQAEVRLDSGATATAHWSGEVGKAVLVASGLDDLGADKSYELWFVRGDQPIAAGVFDADDGKATALLEQPMQAGDVIAVTIEQAGGSPSGSPTTDPIIVIPTA; encoded by the coding sequence ATGAACGAGCGGGAATTCGCGGAGCTTGCGGCAGGCCGCGCTCTCGGTGCACTGTCGGATGCCGACGAGCGGCGCTTCATCGAGGCGCTCGCCCGGCATCCCGAGTGGCAGGCCATCGCCGATGACGACCACGACACCGTGGCCGACCTCGCCGACAGTCTCACCCCGGTGACACCGCCGCCGGCGCTGCGCGCCGAGCTGCTGAGCCGGATCGCGACGTTGCCGCAGGGCGGCAACGCGGACGATGTTCATCCTGATGCCGAGACGGAGGCGGACGCGGCCGCTGTGGCGGATACTCAGGCTGTGCCGGATGCCGGGGCCGCGCCGGATGCGGATGCTGTGCCGGATGCCCGGGCCGTGCCGGATGCGGATGACCGCGGCCTCGATGCGCCAGAACGGCCGCGTGCGCCGTGGCGACGCCGGCTGTTCGCGCTCGCCGCGGGTCTCGCGCTGGTCGTCGGAGCGGGCGTCGCCACGACGGCCGTCATTTCGCAGCTGCAGCGCCCTGCCTCCGTGGTCGCGCTCGACGAGATCCGCTCCGCGCCCGACGCCGAGCAGGCCGAGGTACGGCTGGACTCCGGCGCGACGGCGACCGCGCACTGGTCGGGAGAGGTCGGAAAGGCCGTGCTCGTAGCATCCGGTCTCGACGACCTCGGTGCCGACAAGAGCTACGAGCTGTGGTTCGTTCGGGGCGACCAGCCGATCGCGGCCGGAGTGTTCGACGCCGACGACGGCAAGGCGACCGCACTGCTCGAGCAGCCCATGCAGGCGGGTGACGTCATCGCCGTCACGATCGAGCAGGCCGGCGGCTCGCCGTCGGGCTCGCCCACCACCGACCCGATCATCGTCATCCCCACGGCCTGA